One region of Chloroflexota bacterium genomic DNA includes:
- a CDS encoding vitamin B12 dependent methionine synthase, translated as MEVLNSIPIELSLEAVIKRMRLRNRSDNILGQIREMLDIARPIAKPKAVFDVSYIENKNGDSMEIGGVEFTSRVLRINLDKVERVFPYVVTCGRELDEIDIPSTDFIKGYYLDQIKETAVVLARQYVEGDLKKRYALGQLSRMAPGAGAGDDWPITQQKGLFSIFGGREKVEELIGVRLTDSFLMVPIKSVSGIFFPTEVSFESCQICPREQCIGRRAAYDPEVVKKYQPEEA; from the coding sequence ATGGAAGTACTGAACAGCATCCCGATTGAGCTGAGCCTTGAAGCCGTTATAAAGCGGATGCGCCTCCGCAATAGAAGCGATAATATCCTGGGACAAATACGGGAAATGCTGGATATTGCCCGCCCTATCGCCAAACCCAAGGCAGTCTTCGATGTTTCCTACATTGAGAACAAAAATGGCGACTCAATGGAAATAGGCGGCGTCGAATTCACCAGTCGTGTTCTCAGGATTAACCTGGACAAAGTGGAGCGTGTATTTCCTTACGTCGTTACCTGCGGTCGGGAACTGGATGAGATCGACATCCCGTCCACGGATTTCATTAAGGGATATTACCTTGACCAGATAAAAGAGACGGCGGTAGTCCTGGCCCGACAATATGTTGAGGGCGACCTGAAGAAAAGATATGCACTGGGGCAGTTATCCCGAATGGCGCCAGGTGCCGGGGCCGGGGACGATTGGCCAATAACTCAGCAAAAGGGGCTATTCTCCATTTTTGGGGGAAGGGAAAAGGTTGAAGAGCTTATCGGCGTCAGGCTTACCGATTCTTTTCTGATGGTCCCAATAAAATCGGTATCCGGTATCTTCTTTCCCACCGAGGTCAGTTTTGAGAGCTGCCAGATATGTCCGCGGGAGCAGTGCATCGGGCGCAGGGCGGCCTACGACCCGGAAGTGGTGAAGAAATACCAACCTGAAGAAGCTTAA
- a CDS encoding molybdopterin-dependent oxidoreductase — MAKNARSDSRSRVVTTSCDYDCGGRCLLKVHVDGDEITRIDTGEGPMPGLKACPRGLAQKEIVYAENRLRQPLKRAGERGSGEFKPIPWEEALDTVARELRRVKDKYGTGAIFLMDHTGSQGALHGSQKAGRRFFSLFGGCTTWWGNTSLEAAVFSSLITYGTTFTGTSRDNFLHSRLIIMWGWNPVVTRFGPDTIHHLSQAKKAGARIISVDPRYTISASTLAEQWVPIIPGTDTAMLLAMAHVMIDEALYDQHFIETYTIGFEQFKDYVMGEEDGVPKTPPWAENITGVPAETIKQLARDYATIKPATLYASWAPGRTAFGEQYHRAASALAAMTGNIGITGGYAAGGTGRIPLGNLGGTLPISKSPNYFVHVTDIYDALLKGKADGYPYDIKLLYIVGCNLLNQFLNTNKGVSALQSPEFIVAHELFLTPTARYADIILPVTTALERTDIGQPWTGGPYFIHMDRAIEPLPQTKSDLAIFAELASRLGMPDYNDKSDEAWLREFAAATPDLPEYEVLKREGVHAIPLDQPWVAFREQVEDPAHHPFPTPSGKIELYSQQLAERQDPLLPPVPKYIPAWEGRDDPIVSKYPVQLVSPHSKARVNSQWHGIPRLDALANDAVWLNPNDAQSRGIADGDRVKIYNDRGQLLTTAKVTEHIMPGVASLDAGAWFEPDSDGLDHGGCVNVLTRDQASPGGAFACNSCLVEIKKVT; from the coding sequence ATGGCCAAAAACGCCCGCTCAGACTCCCGAAGCAGGGTGGTGACCACCAGCTGCGATTATGACTGCGGTGGCCGCTGTCTCCTGAAGGTACACGTTGACGGAGATGAAATCACTCGAATCGACACCGGGGAAGGGCCGATGCCCGGCCTGAAAGCCTGTCCCCGGGGTCTGGCCCAGAAGGAAATCGTATACGCGGAAAATCGCCTCAGACAGCCATTGAAAAGGGCAGGGGAAAGAGGCAGCGGTGAATTCAAACCAATCCCATGGGAAGAAGCGCTCGATACCGTGGCGCGAGAACTCCGGAGAGTTAAAGATAAGTACGGAACCGGCGCCATTTTTCTCATGGACCACACTGGGTCACAGGGTGCCCTGCATGGTTCGCAGAAAGCTGGCCGCCGCTTTTTCTCCCTCTTCGGAGGTTGCACCACCTGGTGGGGCAATACCTCTCTGGAAGCAGCCGTTTTCTCCTCGCTGATAACTTACGGCACCACCTTCACCGGGACCAGCCGGGATAATTTCCTCCATTCCAGATTGATAATCATGTGGGGCTGGAATCCGGTGGTCACCCGCTTCGGCCCCGACACCATCCACCACCTGTCGCAGGCGAAGAAAGCGGGAGCCAGAATTATAAGCGTTGACCCGAGGTACACTATCTCGGCGAGCACACTGGCCGAGCAGTGGGTTCCGATAATACCGGGAACGGACACCGCCATGCTCCTGGCTATGGCCCACGTCATGATTGATGAGGCTCTCTATGACCAGCACTTCATCGAGACTTATACCATCGGCTTCGAGCAATTTAAGGATTATGTAATGGGCGAAGAAGATGGTGTGCCTAAAACACCCCCGTGGGCTGAGAATATCACCGGCGTGCCCGCCGAAACTATAAAGCAGCTGGCCCGGGACTACGCCACCATCAAACCGGCGACTCTTTACGCCAGCTGGGCACCGGGACGGACGGCCTTCGGGGAGCAATACCACCGGGCGGCAAGCGCTCTGGCTGCCATGACCGGCAATATCGGGATTACCGGCGGTTACGCGGCCGGTGGCACCGGTCGAATTCCCCTGGGTAACCTCGGCGGGACTTTGCCCATATCAAAGAGCCCGAACTATTTTGTACATGTTACCGATATTTATGATGCCTTATTAAAAGGGAAAGCTGACGGCTATCCATACGATATCAAACTGCTGTATATTGTCGGCTGCAATTTATTGAACCAGTTTTTGAATACCAATAAAGGTGTATCGGCACTGCAGAGCCCGGAGTTCATCGTGGCGCACGAACTCTTTCTTACCCCCACGGCCCGCTATGCTGATATTATCCTCCCGGTGACGACCGCACTGGAACGTACTGATATAGGACAACCCTGGACCGGAGGACCTTACTTTATCCACATGGACAGGGCCATAGAGCCATTGCCACAGACGAAATCGGACCTGGCCATTTTCGCCGAACTGGCTTCCCGGCTGGGTATGCCCGATTACAATGATAAGTCTGATGAGGCCTGGCTCAGGGAATTTGCCGCGGCCACTCCAGACCTCCCGGAATATGAGGTTTTAAAACGCGAAGGAGTTCACGCCATTCCTCTGGACCAGCCCTGGGTCGCTTTCAGAGAGCAGGTTGAGGACCCGGCCCATCATCCTTTCCCCACCCCCTCTGGCAAGATAGAGCTATACAGCCAGCAGCTGGCGGAAAGGCAGGACCCCCTTCTCCCCCCCGTCCCCAAATATATTCCAGCCTGGGAAGGCCGGGATGACCCTATCGTCAGCAAATACCCCGTTCAGCTGGTGAGCCCCCACTCCAAGGCCAGGGTTAACTCGCAGTGGCACGGTATCCCTCGCCTGGATGCGCTGGCCAATGACGCGGTCTGGTTGAATCCCAACGATGCGCAGTCACGAGGCATCGCCGATGGCGACAGGGTGAAAATATACAATGACCGCGGGCAACTTCTCACCACAGCTAAAGTAACCGAGCATATTATGCCGGGAGTTGCCAGCCTGGACGCTGGGGCCTGGTTTGAGCCGGACAGCGACGGCCTCGACCACGGCGGCTGCGTCAATGTGCTCACCAGGGACCAGGCATCTCCCGGGGGGGCTTTCGCCTGCAATAGCTGCCTGGTGGAAATAAAAAAAGTTACCTGA
- a CDS encoding flavin reductase family protein codes for MAKVQMGPRTSIYPMPALLVGANVDGRPNFMTVAWGNIANAEPPMVAVAIRGSRHTHKGIEQNRTFSVNIPSADLVKEADYCGIASGAKVDKVKDCQFTVFHGKLDTAPMVEQCPINIECSVLHSLELGSHTLYVGRIEEVHVSSDCLTDGRIDLDKVKPLAYLGDPSRQYHSIGKLQGKGFSIGLEIKGKK; via the coding sequence ATGGCCAAAGTTCAAATGGGTCCCAGAACCAGTATTTATCCGATGCCCGCACTCCTGGTCGGCGCCAATGTCGATGGCAGGCCAAACTTCATGACCGTGGCGTGGGGTAATATCGCCAATGCCGAACCGCCCATGGTAGCCGTTGCCATACGGGGCAGCCGTCATACCCACAAAGGCATTGAGCAGAACAGGACTTTCTCCGTCAACATCCCTTCCGCCGACCTGGTAAAAGAAGCCGACTACTGTGGCATTGCCTCCGGCGCCAAGGTAGACAAGGTTAAGGACTGCCAGTTCACCGTGTTCCATGGCAAGCTGGACACGGCGCCCATGGTTGAACAGTGTCCGATTAACATTGAATGCAGCGTTCTGCATTCCCTGGAACTGGGTAGCCATACGCTCTACGTCGGCCGGATTGAGGAGGTCCACGTTTCCAGCGACTGTCTCACCGACGGCAGGATTGACCTGGACAAAGTGAAGCCGCTGGCCTATCTGGGAGACCCGTCCCGGCAGTATCATAGCATTGGTAAACTCCAGGGCAAAGGGTTCAGCATCGGCCTGGAAATAAAAGGCAAAAAATAG
- a CDS encoding alpha/beta fold hydrolase, with the protein MSKETFSEIINDDSEGDNLRPENVKVGQLDIHYLTGGEGEPLMVIHGGGDSGRAWLKNAAELSKNYQVYLPDLPGFGHSKAIDEDFDLSSYVTFVEDFSRSLGLGHFHLIGHSLGGGIALNYALKFPHKIERLVLISSLCLGREIALWSRILSLPIFYRIVKKTIVSVFRAIGWLVRKINYPLEKVTPPSLFRMSIGKSIMTIKGQTTVLANQLSELLMPTLLVWGAKDPIVPVRHAILAAERIPNCQVRVFQDSGHSVYRHRIREFSDLMVRFLG; encoded by the coding sequence ATGAGTAAGGAAACGTTTTCTGAAATAATTAACGACGATTCAGAAGGAGACAATCTGCGTCCGGAAAATGTAAAAGTGGGGCAACTTGATATCCACTATCTAACGGGCGGTGAGGGCGAACCCCTCATGGTGATTCATGGCGGTGGTGACAGTGGCCGTGCCTGGCTGAAAAATGCCGCCGAGCTCTCCAAGAATTACCAGGTCTATTTGCCCGACCTCCCCGGTTTTGGTCACAGCAAGGCGATTGATGAGGACTTCGACCTGTCTTCATACGTCACATTTGTCGAGGACTTCTCCCGCAGTCTGGGACTGGGGCACTTCCACCTCATCGGGCATTCGCTTGGCGGTGGCATTGCCCTGAACTATGCGCTCAAATTCCCGCATAAAATCGAGCGGCTGGTCTTGATAAGCAGCCTCTGCCTTGGCAGAGAAATTGCGCTCTGGTCCAGAATTCTGTCCCTGCCCATTTTCTATCGAATTGTGAAAAAGACCATAGTCTCTGTATTCAGGGCAATAGGGTGGCTGGTCAGGAAAATAAATTATCCGCTGGAAAAGGTAACTCCGCCCTCTCTCTTCAGAATGAGCATAGGGAAAAGCATAATGACCATAAAGGGGCAGACCACGGTCCTGGCAAACCAGCTTTCCGAGTTACTGATGCCCACGCTGCTCGTCTGGGGTGCCAAAGACCCCATTGTCCCCGTTCGCCATGCCATACTCGCTGCCGAGCGGATTCCCAACTGTCAGGTGCGCGTTTTTCAGGATTCCGGCCACAGCGTCTACCGGCATCGAATTCGTGAATTTTCCGACCTTATGGTGCGGTTTCTGGGCTAG
- a CDS encoding Cof-type HAD-IIB family hydrolase, with the protein MTDNSYRLLIVDIDGTLVNRYGTISDTDKEALSQAREAGLQVALSTGRGLQATMGIINELSLDSYHISFDGALISHPGSSEEIYVNPIGKDLVRQMIDVAHQCHVDLELFTVTHYFVERETWSTNAHRDFFGVYPTMVDFHQVWEQERILKGGVVPTSPEETAKAVSFCSQLDQRLHLSRARTPAYPDVEFINILAPGVSKGKALEELAAHLKVPLSEVIAVGDGTNDVSLLTTAGLAIAMGNAADEVKAVADYVTLDVDHSGLAAALKAFL; encoded by the coding sequence TTGACTGATAATTCATACCGACTTTTAATAGTCGACATTGACGGTACGCTGGTAAATCGATACGGCACGATTTCAGACACCGACAAGGAGGCATTGTCCCAGGCCCGCGAAGCGGGCTTACAGGTCGCCCTGTCCACCGGTCGTGGCCTGCAAGCAACCATGGGCATCATCAATGAGCTTTCACTGGATAGCTACCACATTTCATTCGACGGCGCACTGATAAGTCACCCCGGTTCCAGCGAAGAGATATACGTGAACCCCATCGGCAAAGACCTGGTAAGGCAGATGATTGATGTTGCCCACCAGTGCCACGTTGACCTTGAGCTTTTCACCGTGACGCACTACTTTGTGGAGCGGGAGACGTGGTCGACCAACGCCCACCGCGATTTCTTTGGCGTTTACCCGACCATGGTCGACTTCCATCAGGTCTGGGAGCAGGAAAGAATCCTCAAGGGAGGTGTAGTACCCACCAGCCCCGAGGAGACAGCCAAGGCCGTGAGTTTCTGCAGTCAACTGGACCAGCGTCTCCACCTTTCGCGGGCAAGAACGCCTGCTTATCCCGATGTCGAGTTCATCAACATCCTGGCGCCCGGTGTCTCCAAGGGGAAAGCACTGGAAGAGCTGGCCGCCCACCTGAAAGTGCCACTCAGCGAGGTTATCGCTGTGGGGGATGGCACCAATGATGTCTCACTGCTGACCACGGCCGGGCTTGCCATCGCCATGGGGAATGCGGCGGATGAGGTGAAAGCAGTCGCCGATTACGTTACCCTGGACGTTGACCATAGCGGGCTGGCGGCAGCGCTGAAAGCGTTCCTCTAG
- a CDS encoding MtnX-like HAD-IB family phosphatase, with product MDSTEAKTLVQCDFDNTIAEFDVSFMLLDAFADGDWRQILQEYREHRIPVGVFSQRTFAMIKADEATMLDYLFSENRVNIRPGFKELLNLCSEKGFGFVIVSNGLKFYIEAILKHIGVTGIEVFAAHTDFSPDGLNITYVNPDGHQIVDNFKKSYVELHLGRGYRVAYIGDGYSDIDPASLADYIFARDDLLNHCLKQNLKCTPFNDLNDVVRGLEGIA from the coding sequence ATGGATTCCACTGAAGCAAAAACGCTGGTTCAATGTGACTTCGACAACACCATCGCCGAGTTTGATGTGAGCTTTATGCTCCTGGACGCTTTTGCCGATGGCGACTGGCGGCAGATTTTGCAGGAATACCGCGAGCACAGGATACCGGTCGGCGTCTTCAGCCAGAGGACTTTTGCCATGATTAAAGCCGATGAGGCGACCATGCTCGACTATCTCTTTTCTGAGAACAGGGTGAATATCCGCCCCGGATTTAAAGAGTTACTGAACTTATGTTCGGAGAAAGGCTTTGGATTTGTCATCGTCAGCAACGGGCTGAAGTTTTACATCGAAGCTATCCTGAAACATATCGGCGTAACGGGTATCGAGGTGTTTGCTGCGCATACCGATTTCAGTCCGGACGGTCTCAATATCACCTATGTCAATCCCGATGGCCATCAGATAGTGGACAATTTTAAAAAGTCCTATGTGGAACTGCACCTGGGTCGGGGCTACCGCGTGGCCTACATTGGTGACGGGTATTCGGATATAGACCCGGCCAGTCTGGCCGACTATATCTTTGCCCGCGACGACCTGCTCAATCACTGCCTGAAGCAAAACCTGAAGTGCACGCCCTTCAACGACCTCAATGATGTGGTCAGGGGGCTGGAGGGGATAGCTTAA
- a CDS encoding DUF763 domain-containing protein — translation MTVPTRTGIAHLPLHYGKAPPWLFQRMIKLAREITLAIVADFGPEEMLHRLSHPYWFQSLGCVLGFDWHSSGVTTTLCGALKEAVKGMERDIGLYVAGGKDGIPYPVDRETYDQSIELLSKAIKKARLGLSEKDEALRRLNRISLKE, via the coding sequence ATGACCGTCCCCACCCGTACCGGCATTGCCCACCTCCCCCTCCATTACGGCAAAGCGCCACCCTGGCTTTTCCAGCGCATGATAAAACTGGCGCGGGAAATCACGCTGGCCATCGTGGCTGATTTCGGCCCCGAAGAGATGCTGCACCGACTCTCCCACCCCTACTGGTTCCAGTCACTGGGCTGCGTGCTGGGCTTTGACTGGCACAGCAGCGGCGTTACCACCACGCTCTGCGGTGCGCTCAAGGAAGCGGTTAAGGGCATGGAGCGGGACATCGGGCTGTACGTCGCCGGCGGCAAGGACGGTATACCCTACCCCGTGGACCGCGAGACCTACGACCAGAGCATCGAGCTGCTCTCCAAGGCAATCAAGAAAGCCAGACTGGGATTGAGCGAGAAGGATGAGGCACTGAGGCGGCTTAATCGTATAAGTTTAAAAGAATAG
- a CDS encoding zinc ribbon domain-containing protein — protein MPIYEYTCSDCELTFELMRPLSEADKDAACPRCHNRARRIMSACVALSRDSSGETSRISGTGSSCASCGASSCTTCGY, from the coding sequence ATGCCCATTTATGAATATACCTGCTCTGATTGTGAGCTCACTTTTGAATTGATGAGGCCGCTCAGCGAGGCGGACAAGGATGCTGCCTGCCCTCGCTGCCATAACCGCGCCCGGCGAATAATGTCGGCCTGCGTTGCCCTGTCCCGGGACAGCAGCGGTGAGACGTCTCGAATTTCCGGCACCGGAAGTTCCTGCGCCAGCTGCGGTGCCAGCAGCTGCACTACCTGCGGTTATTAG
- the nadE gene encoding NAD(+) synthase — MNVEDLAEKLISWIKDEVTARGCPGVVIGMSGGVDSSVVAVLCKRAFPENTMGVMMPCHSNPDDKAHAQTVADKFDIPTVEVVLDSIYEAFLKKLPEFKDNPELKHLAHANLKPRLRMITLYYIANQLRYMVVGSSNRSEVAIGYFTKHGDGGVDIVPLANLVKGQVRELARYLGVPAPVIDKAPSAGLWEGQTDEAEMGVSYEALDGFILTGEASEEVRKKIETMMNSSAHKRSLPPMPEF, encoded by the coding sequence ATGAATGTCGAGGATTTGGCCGAAAAGTTAATCTCGTGGATAAAAGACGAAGTAACGGCAAGAGGTTGCCCGGGAGTGGTGATTGGGATGAGCGGCGGCGTTGATTCCTCGGTGGTGGCGGTATTGTGCAAGCGGGCATTTCCGGAGAATACAATGGGCGTGATGATGCCCTGCCACAGTAACCCCGACGATAAAGCGCACGCCCAGACAGTAGCCGATAAATTCGATATTCCCACCGTAGAGGTGGTTCTCGATTCTATTTATGAGGCTTTCCTCAAGAAACTGCCCGAGTTTAAGGATAATCCAGAACTTAAACACCTGGCACATGCCAACCTGAAACCCAGACTGAGGATGATTACGCTTTACTATATTGCCAACCAGCTCAGATATATGGTGGTTGGTTCGAGCAACCGCAGCGAGGTCGCCATCGGCTACTTCACCAAGCACGGAGACGGTGGGGTGGACATCGTGCCGCTGGCCAATCTGGTCAAGGGACAGGTCAGAGAGCTGGCGCGTTACCTCGGTGTACCCGCGCCCGTTATTGACAAAGCACCCTCGGCGGGGCTCTGGGAGGGGCAGACGGATGAAGCGGAGATGGGGGTGAGCTACGAGGCGCTTGATGGATTTATTCTCACCGGTGAAGCATCAGAAGAGGTGCGGAAAAAGATTGAAACTATGATGAATAGCAGCGCCCACAAGCGCTCCCTGCCGCCGATGCCAGAATTTTAA
- the recA gene encoding recombinase RecA, whose translation MITEREKALELAIGQIEKRFGKGAIMKLGESGGIPRVEAIPSGSLALDLALGIGGIPKGRITEIFGPEASGKTTLAQHIIAEAQKRGMAAYIDAEHALDLSYAARCGVNVAELLISQPDTGEQALEICEALVRSSAIEAIVIDSVAALVPRAEIEGDMGEPQMGLQARLMSQALRKLAAAIGRSGTAVIFINQLREKVGIIFGNPEVTPGGRALKFYSSVRIDLRRVETIKQGNEAIGNHVRAKVVKNKVAPPFRNADFDIMFDHGISKEGNLIDLGLEMELVSKAGAFLSYGDVRLGQGREAARHYLAQNLELAQEMEQKIRASANTTHLAVPSE comes from the coding sequence ATGATTACCGAAAGAGAGAAGGCTTTAGAGCTGGCGATTGGCCAGATTGAGAAAAGGTTCGGCAAAGGCGCCATCATGAAGCTGGGGGAGTCCGGGGGTATACCTCGCGTGGAAGCCATCCCCAGCGGCTCGCTGGCTCTGGACCTGGCCCTGGGTATTGGTGGTATTCCCAAAGGTCGCATCACGGAGATATTCGGTCCGGAAGCGTCCGGGAAGACTACCCTGGCCCAGCACATCATCGCGGAAGCTCAGAAACGTGGTATGGCTGCCTATATTGATGCTGAACATGCGTTAGACCTATCATATGCGGCACGTTGCGGTGTTAATGTTGCGGAACTGCTTATCTCCCAGCCGGATACCGGGGAGCAAGCACTGGAAATCTGCGAGGCGCTGGTCAGGAGCAGCGCCATTGAAGCCATCGTCATCGACAGCGTGGCAGCGCTGGTGCCCCGGGCTGAGATTGAGGGGGATATGGGGGAGCCGCAGATGGGCCTGCAGGCGCGTCTGATGTCACAAGCCCTGCGCAAGCTGGCGGCGGCCATTGGCCGTTCCGGGACAGCGGTAATATTCATCAACCAGCTCCGGGAAAAGGTCGGCATTATCTTCGGCAATCCCGAGGTAACGCCGGGTGGCCGGGCATTGAAGTTTTACAGCTCGGTGCGCATCGATCTCAGGCGCGTGGAGACCATCAAGCAGGGTAATGAAGCCATCGGAAACCACGTCAGGGCCAAGGTCGTGAAGAACAAGGTTGCCCCTCCTTTCCGCAATGCCGATTTCGACATCATGTTCGACCACGGCATAAGCAAAGAGGGCAATCTCATCGACCTCGGTCTGGAAATGGAACTGGTAAGCAAAGCTGGCGCCTTTCTCTCTTACGGCGATGTCCGCCTCGGGCAAGGCAGGGAAGCGGCCAGGCATTATCTGGCGCAGAACCTGGAGCTTGCCCAGGAAATGGAACAGAAAATAAGGGCCTCAGCCAATACCACTCATTTAGCCGTGCCCAGTGAATAA
- a CDS encoding RecX family transcriptional regulator, whose translation MFLKERSKVSRITELRTGRRKEKRINVFLDGRFAFSLGAEVAAKENLQVGQELSVAQVEALTGSDQLQRCLEAAYRYLSYRPRSESEIRERMQRRGFAVETIDAAIARLREQNLLDDEAFAQFWKENRESFRPRSRWLTSLELKRMGVMNDVIERVVAGIDDGENAYRAALQKTRRGTPADYPSFRRRLGDYLRRRGFNYEVIGHTLERIWQERGNSSG comes from the coding sequence ATGTTTTTGAAGGAAAGAAGCAAGGTGAGCAGGATTACCGAACTCCGCACGGGGAGGAGAAAAGAAAAGAGAATAAACGTGTTTCTGGACGGAAGGTTTGCCTTCAGCCTGGGGGCTGAGGTTGCGGCGAAGGAAAACCTGCAGGTTGGCCAGGAGCTTTCCGTCGCTCAGGTCGAGGCACTGACCGGCAGCGACCAATTGCAACGCTGTCTGGAGGCAGCTTACCGCTACCTCAGCTACCGTCCGCGCAGTGAGTCGGAAATCAGAGAGCGAATGCAGCGCCGCGGCTTTGCCGTGGAAACCATAGACGCGGCGATTGCCCGGCTCAGGGAACAGAATCTACTGGATGACGAGGCTTTTGCTCAGTTCTGGAAGGAGAATCGGGAGTCATTCAGGCCGAGAAGTCGGTGGCTCACCAGCCTGGAGTTAAAACGGATGGGGGTAATGAACGACGTTATCGAGCGAGTGGTAGCCGGTATAGATGACGGTGAAAATGCCTATCGGGCGGCGCTTCAGAAGACGCGTCGCGGGACACCAGCCGACTATCCGAGCTTTAGACGCCGACTCGGTGACTATCTCCGGCGGCGGGGTTTTAACTATGAAGTCATCGGTCATACGCTGGAAAGGATATGGCAGGAACGCGGGAACAGTTCGGGATAG
- the rny gene encoding ribonuclease Y — MGLDLIVILAIFFAFVIGAVFGGMAAFIFRRVMFNRQIRIAERKAAKMIGEARDEASVVLNNAQEEVRKTKASVDTEYRERRSELQRQENRLSQKIENLDRKLEGVEQRERNMGGKEKEIESIRGQLGELRDRQLKQLELISGMSSAEARQQLIDAMQVEMEQETSRRLREWEAKLKEESNEKAREILSQAIQRNASEIVIESTVSVVPLPGDEMKGRLIGREGRNIRALEQATGVDLIIDDTPEAVTLSSFDPVRREVARNALQKLILDGRIHPARIEEVVAKAKEEVDADINSAGEQAAYQVSVHGLRPEIIRLLGRLKYRTSYGQNCLAHSLETAHIAGMIASELGANVGIAKRAGLLHDIGKAVDREVEGTHAQIGADLVKQWDKSPEVVQGIAEHHLETDNVSMWGFIISAADAISSARPGARRESLEKYLKRMRALEDIANDFKGVEKSYAIQAGREIRILVKPEEIDDLGAMRLARDIVKKIEEGLEYPGQIKVTVLRETRAIDFAK, encoded by the coding sequence ATGGGATTGGATCTTATTGTAATTCTGGCAATATTCTTTGCCTTTGTCATTGGTGCTGTCTTTGGCGGTATGGCGGCTTTTATTTTCCGTCGGGTGATGTTCAACCGGCAGATACGCATTGCCGAGCGCAAAGCGGCCAAAATGATTGGCGAAGCCAGGGATGAGGCAAGTGTGGTGCTGAATAATGCCCAGGAAGAAGTGCGAAAGACCAAAGCATCAGTGGATACCGAATATCGTGAGCGGCGTTCCGAGCTGCAGCGTCAGGAAAACCGCTTGAGCCAGAAAATTGAAAACCTTGATAGGAAGCTCGAAGGCGTCGAGCAGCGGGAGAGAAACATGGGCGGCAAGGAAAAGGAAATCGAGTCGATACGTGGCCAGCTTGGCGAGCTGAGAGACAGGCAGTTGAAACAGCTCGAGCTGATTTCGGGCATGTCAAGCGCGGAAGCGCGCCAGCAACTTATTGATGCCATGCAGGTGGAAATGGAGCAGGAGACCTCGCGGCGACTTCGCGAGTGGGAAGCGAAGCTGAAAGAAGAATCCAATGAGAAGGCTCGGGAAATCCTCTCCCAGGCGATTCAGCGCAACGCCTCAGAAATCGTGATCGAGTCCACGGTGTCCGTGGTACCGCTGCCCGGTGATGAAATGAAGGGGAGACTCATTGGCCGTGAAGGGCGCAATATCAGGGCTCTTGAGCAGGCGACCGGTGTGGACCTTATCATCGACGATACCCCTGAGGCGGTTACACTTTCCAGTTTTGACCCGGTGCGCCGGGAGGTCGCCCGCAACGCGTTACAGAAGCTGATACTTGACGGGCGCATCCATCCGGCACGTATTGAAGAGGTGGTCGCCAAGGCGAAAGAAGAAGTGGATGCGGATATCAACAGTGCCGGAGAACAGGCAGCCTATCAGGTTAGCGTGCATGGGCTGAGACCGGAGATTATCCGGTTGCTGGGTCGTCTGAAATACCGCACCAGCTATGGTCAAAATTGCCTGGCGCACAGCCTTGAGACAGCCCATATCGCCGGGATGATTGCCTCCGAGCTGGGAGCCAACGTGGGCATCGCCAAAAGGGCTGGACTCCTCCATGACATTGGCAAGGCGGTCGACCGTGAAGTTGAGGGCACACACGCTCAGATTGGTGCCGACCTGGTGAAGCAGTGGGACAAGTCACCGGAGGTGGTGCAGGGCATTGCCGAGCACCACCTGGAGACGGATAACGTCAGCATGTGGGGTTTCATCATATCGGCGGCGGACGCCATAAGCAGTGCCAGGCCGGGCGCCCGGCGTGAGTCGCTGGAGAAATACCTGAAACGAATGAGAGCGCTGGAGGATATCGCCAACGATTTCAAGGGTGTGGAGAAGTCCTACGCCATTCAGGCCGGACGGGAAATCCGTATTCTGGTCAAGCCGGAGGAAATCGATGACCTGGGCGCGATGCGACTTGCCAGGGACATCGTGAAGAAGATAGAAGAGGGCCTTGAGTATCCGGGACAGATAAAGGTCACCGTGCTGAGGGAGACCAGGGCCATTGACTTCGCCAAATAA